ACTTAGATCCATACGCAATTAAGAATCCAGTGTTGTAAGGCACTGTCATTCCTGTAGGTTCACCGTTCTCATCAATAACATTCTCATATTCAACGCGAAACTTGGAGACGACACCCGCGACGCGAACTTCTTCGGGCTTGCCAGCAGGGTAAAAGAATAGTGGGCCTCCAGAAAATCCTTCGTTGTTAATGGCATCTATGTGGAGAATTTGCGGGTCATCGAGCTGGTATGAAGAAACGGTACCTTTCTTCGCATACGGACATGGCATGCCACCCATTAAATTCCCAACGTTTCCCCACATCTTGTATGGAAATCCAAGGAAGTATATATCTTGCCCCCAAGCAAGGCCCGCAATGGTTGGCGTTACAGGATAGCCAGCCGGACTGAGGCGTTGCGGTAACCTAAGGACTGAAATGTCTATTTCGCCCCTGCCATGTCCAACGACCTGAGCATTTAAGCTCTGCCACTTCTCGTCATGGAAGACCAGAATTTGAAATTCTTGATGCTCCTGACTAAGGAGGTGGCGCGCAGTACCAGAAATTCTTCTCCATCAATTTCTAAAGTAAAAGCAGTGCCATATGCCTCCGCTTTGATGAAAAATGTACGTAGTAGGATGTTAGAGACAACCATATAGCCGAGAGCCTCAAGTAAGTCATCGAGCAAAGATTAGTAATTAAATGGACTGTTCGGCAGCGACAGTAGCCATACCAGATGAGACTGCCTTAGAGAGGTATGGTTTTGGCGAATCATGCCCCTTAGATATGCGAGACGCATATGGCCCTCTATCAGTTGATTTGAACGCATCGTTGCGCCTTTTGGATGCATCAAGCCTGATGAGTTTGCAGCAACTATAATTGGGACGGGCGACGTGCCGTTGGTCAGCATATATGTCGCCAGCCAAGTACTTCTGCGAATCTGGTCCCGGAAGAGTTCGTCTCCCCAGTAATCGAGGGTTTCTAGCCACTCGTCGAAGTGGCCAATGTGCATGATTTCTGCATTGGTTAGGTTAGCTTGCGCAAAGACGAGCTGATCGATTGACCTATTCAGCCAATCGCGCTCGAACTCCTGCCAATGCCGGTGGACCCAGCTTTCGACGACATTGTGGAAAATTACTGAGCTGTTTCGGCCATCGAGCGTAGTAATCGTCGAACGACTCAGCGCCAGAGTCACCATACCCTTTGACGGTAGGGGCGATCATATCTTTGGTTAGCGAACGCTCACGCCGCAGCCGGCTCCTTGACCTGCGCTTTGACACCCAGCAGCTGCACGATGCTGCCGGCCGCATCGCGGCCTTCGGCCACGGCGGTGACCACCAGGTCGGCGCCGCGCACGCAGTCGCCACCGGCGAACAGGCGGGGGTTGCTGGTCTGGTAGGGCAGGCGGCCGTTGCCCTCGGCCGGGGCGACGATGCGACCGTTGCTGCCGGCCTCCACGCCTTGCGAGGACAGCCACTCCGGCACCGTCGGCGAGAAGCCGAACGCGATGATCACCACGTCCGCTTCCAGCAACGATTCGCTGCCTTCCACCGGCACCGCGTTGCGGCGGCCGCTGGCGTCGGGCTCGCCGAGTTTGGTTTCCACCACGGTCACGCCGATGGCTTCGTCGTCGGCGCCGGACTCGATCGACAGCGGCTGGCGGTTGAACAGGAAGCGCACGCCTTCTTCGCGCGCGTTGGCCACTTCGCGCGCCGAGCCCGGCATGCTGGATTCGTCGCGGCGGTAGGCACAGGTGACTTTGGCCGCGCCCAGGCGGATGGCGCTGCGCACGCAGTCCATGCCGGTGTCGCCGCCGCCCAGCACCACCACGCGCTTGCCGTTGAGGTCGGGCAGGGCGATCTGGTCTTCCCAGCCGGCGATCGGCCGGCCGTGCGGGTCGTTGCCGCTGACGATGCGGCTGTTCTGCACCAGGAAGGGCAACGCTGGCAAAACGTTCTTCAGGTCCTGGCCGTCCAGC
The nucleotide sequence above comes from Xanthomonas campestris pv. campestris str. ATCC 33913. Encoded proteins:
- a CDS encoding S1 family peptidase produces the protein MSGTARHLLSQEHQEFQILVFHDEKWQSLNAQVVGHGRGEIDISVLRLPQRLSPAGYPVTPTIAGLAWGQDIYFLGFPYKMWGNVGNLMGGMPCPYAKKGTVSSYQLDDPQILHIDAINNEGFSGGPLFFYPAGKPEEVRVAGVVSKFRVEYENVIDENGEPTGMTVPYNTGFLIAYGSKYILSIIATYRKSRSSFKTNLPAN